A portion of the Roseovarius sp. SCSIO 43702 genome contains these proteins:
- the leuC gene encoding 3-isopropylmalate dehydratase large subunit, with product MSPKTLYDKIWDAHLVHEAEDGTCLLYIDRHLVHEVTSPQAFEGLRMAGRKVRAPEKTIAVPDHNVPTTLDRENGIENEESRIQVEALDRNARETGIHYYPVSDVRQGIVHIVGPEQGWTLPGMTVVCGDSHTATHGAFGALAHGIGTSEVEHVLATQTLIQTKSKNMKVEITGQLPPGVTAKDITLSVIGHTGTAGGTGYVIEYCGEAIRSLSMEGRMTVCNMAIEGGARAGLIAPDETTFEYVKGRPHAPKGAQWEAALAWWKTLYSDDDAHWDKVITIRAEDIAPVVTWGTSPEDVLPITARVPDPSDFTGGKVGAAKRSLDYMGLEPGTPLNEVEIDTVFIGSCTNGRIEDLRAAAEVLKGKKIKVKRAMIVPGSGLVRAQAEEEGLADIFKEAGFEWRLAGCSMCLAMNPDQLSEGERCASTSNRNFEGRQGYKGRTHLMSPAMAAAAAVTGKLTDVREMM from the coding sequence ATGTCCCCCAAAACACTCTATGACAAGATCTGGGATGCGCATCTGGTGCATGAGGCCGAGGATGGCACCTGCCTTCTCTATATCGACCGGCATCTCGTTCACGAGGTGACGAGTCCGCAAGCCTTCGAAGGGCTGCGCATGGCGGGCCGCAAGGTGCGCGCGCCCGAAAAGACCATTGCCGTTCCCGATCACAACGTGCCCACCACGCTCGACCGCGAGAACGGAATCGAGAACGAGGAGAGCCGCATCCAGGTCGAGGCGCTCGACCGGAACGCGCGTGAGACGGGGATCCACTATTACCCGGTGTCGGACGTGCGGCAGGGGATCGTGCATATCGTGGGCCCCGAGCAGGGCTGGACGCTCCCCGGCATGACGGTGGTTTGCGGCGACAGCCACACGGCGACCCATGGCGCTTTCGGCGCGCTGGCACACGGGATCGGCACCTCGGAAGTCGAGCACGTGCTCGCCACCCAGACGCTGATCCAGACCAAGTCGAAGAACATGAAGGTCGAGATCACCGGCCAACTCCCGCCCGGCGTGACGGCCAAGGATATCACGCTTTCGGTGATCGGCCATACCGGCACCGCCGGCGGCACCGGCTACGTCATCGAGTATTGCGGCGAGGCGATCCGCTCGCTCTCGATGGAGGGCCGCATGACGGTCTGCAACATGGCGATCGAGGGAGGCGCGCGCGCCGGTCTCATCGCGCCGGACGAGACGACCTTCGAATATGTCAAAGGTCGCCCGCATGCTCCGAAGGGCGCACAGTGGGAGGCCGCGCTCGCCTGGTGGAAGACGCTCTATTCGGACGATGACGCGCATTGGGACAAGGTCATCACGATCAGGGCCGAGGACATCGCGCCCGTCGTCACCTGGGGCACCAGCCCCGAGGACGTTCTGCCCATCACCGCGCGCGTGCCGGATCCGTCCGACTTCACCGGCGGCAAGGTCGGCGCCGCGAAACGTTCGCTCGACTACATGGGACTCGAACCGGGCACGCCGCTCAACGAGGTCGAGATCGATACCGTCTTCATCGGGTCCTGCACCAACGGCCGGATCGAGGATCTGCGCGCCGCAGCCGAAGTGCTCAAGGGCAAGAAGATCAAGGTCAAGCGTGCCATGATCGTGCCCGGCTCGGGCCTCGTGCGCGCGCAGGCGGAGGAAGAAGGGCTGGCCGACATCTTCAAGGAAGCGGGTTTCGAATGGCGTCTCGCGGGTTGTTCCATGTGCCTCGCCATGAACCCCGACCAGCTTTCGGAAGGGGAACGCTGTGCCTCGACCTCGAACCGCAACTTCGAGGGGCGGCAGGGCTACAAGGGCCGCACGCACCTGATGAGCCCGGCAATGGCGGCCGCTGCGGCGGTGACGGGCAAGCTTACCGATGTGCGGGAGATGATGTGA
- a CDS encoding response regulator: MTDPAPHLLIVDDDERIRDLLRKFLARNGFLVSVARDAAHARRILSGLEFDLIILDVMMPGQSGVELTRALRATLATPILLLTAKGETDDRIAGLEAGADDYLPKPFEPRELLLRINAILRRMPEPEPTTVMPKILNLGPVRYDIERAELLRGEEIVRLTATESQLMRIFAENLREPVSRTKLVEDLGRDRGQAQERAVDVQITRLRRKIEADPKQPRYLQTVRGEGYMLAPD; encoded by the coding sequence ATGACCGATCCCGCGCCGCACCTCCTGATCGTCGATGACGACGAGCGGATTCGCGACCTCCTGCGCAAGTTTCTCGCGCGGAACGGGTTTCTCGTCTCGGTGGCGCGCGACGCCGCCCATGCGAGGAGGATCCTCTCGGGGCTCGAGTTCGACCTCATCATCCTCGACGTGATGATGCCGGGGCAAAGCGGGGTCGAACTGACCCGCGCCCTGCGCGCCACGCTTGCCACGCCGATCCTGCTGCTGACCGCCAAGGGCGAGACCGACGATCGTATCGCGGGGCTCGAGGCGGGCGCGGATGACTACCTTCCGAAACCGTTCGAGCCGCGCGAATTGCTCCTCAGGATCAATGCAATCCTGCGCCGGATGCCCGAGCCGGAACCGACGACGGTCATGCCCAAGATCCTCAACCTCGGCCCCGTGCGGTACGATATCGAGCGCGCCGAATTGCTGCGTGGCGAAGAGATCGTGCGCCTGACCGCGACCGAGAGCCAGCTGATGCGGATCTTCGCCGAGAACCTGCGCGAACCCGTCAGCCGCACGAAACTGGTCGAGGACCTGGGCCGCGACCGGGGGCAGGCACAGGAACGCGCCGTCGACGTGCAGATCACCCGCCTGCGCCGCAAGATCGAAGCCGACCCCAAGCAGCCCCGCTACCTACAGACCGTCCGGGGCGAGGGCTACATGCTGGCCCCCGACTGA
- a CDS encoding MarR family winged helix-turn-helix transcriptional regulator, with translation MADGKGGETLLFLTDEQLRQGIEAMFFAYRGFTADPDRILETMAYGRAHHRALHFIARRPGTTVSNLLAILGVTKQSLNRVLRTLIEDGLVESRVGRTDKRERNLFLTPDGEDLERQLSDAQRARMRSAYRAAGPEAVAGFRQVLEAMMDPDMRRRYRAFGEVDT, from the coding sequence ATGGCGGACGGCAAGGGCGGTGAGACGCTTCTCTTTCTAACCGATGAGCAGTTGCGCCAGGGGATCGAGGCGATGTTCTTCGCCTATCGCGGGTTCACCGCCGACCCCGACCGTATTCTCGAGACCATGGCCTACGGGCGCGCGCATCATCGTGCGCTTCACTTCATCGCGCGCCGTCCCGGCACCACGGTCAGCAACCTGCTGGCGATTCTGGGCGTGACCAAGCAATCGCTGAACCGCGTCCTGCGCACGCTGATCGAGGACGGGCTCGTGGAAAGCAGGGTGGGCCGCACCGACAAGCGAGAGCGCAATCTCTTCCTCACCCCGGACGGCGAAGATCTCGAGCGGCAGCTCAGCGATGCCCAGAGGGCGCGGATGCGAAGCGCCTATCGCGCCGCCGGGCCCGAGGCCGTGGCCGGATTTCGCCAGGTGCTCGAGGCCATGATGGATCCCGACATGCGCCGCCGCTACCGCGCCTTCGGCGAGGTCGACACATGA
- the leuD gene encoding 3-isopropylmalate dehydratase small subunit — MEKFEKITGVAAPMPLVNIDTDMIIPKQFLKTIKRSGLGVNLFDEMRYDRQGNENPDFVLNKPQYREAEILIAGDNFGCGSSREHAPWAIKDFGIRCVIAPSFADIFYNNCFKNGILPIALPQEQVDVLMEDAEKGSNARMTVDLEAQTVTTSEGETFHFEVDAFKKHCLLEGLDDIGLTLEKAAAIDGFESKASMERPWV, encoded by the coding sequence ATGGAAAAGTTCGAAAAGATCACCGGGGTCGCAGCGCCCATGCCGCTCGTCAATATCGACACCGACATGATCATTCCCAAGCAGTTCCTCAAGACGATCAAGCGATCCGGCCTTGGCGTCAATCTCTTCGACGAGATGCGCTATGACCGGCAGGGCAACGAGAATCCCGACTTCGTCCTGAACAAGCCGCAGTATCGCGAGGCCGAGATCCTGATTGCGGGCGACAATTTCGGCTGCGGGTCGAGCCGCGAGCACGCGCCCTGGGCCATCAAGGATTTCGGCATCCGCTGCGTCATCGCCCCGAGCTTTGCCGACATCTTCTATAACAACTGCTTCAAGAACGGGATCCTCCCGATCGCGCTTCCGCAAGAGCAGGTCGATGTCCTGATGGAGGATGCCGAGAAGGGATCGAACGCTCGGATGACCGTCGATCTCGAGGCGCAGACCGTCACCACGTCGGAGGGCGAGACTTTCCACTTCGAGGTCGATGCCTTCAAGAAGCACTGCCTTCTCGAGGGGCTCGACGATATCGGCCTGACGCTCGAGAAGGCCGCGGCGATCGACGGTTTCGAGAGCAAGGCAAGCATGGAACGCCCCTGGGTCTGA